One Zeugodacus cucurbitae isolate PBARC_wt_2022May chromosome 3, idZeuCucr1.2, whole genome shotgun sequence genomic region harbors:
- the LOC105216554 gene encoding lysosomal aspartic protease has protein sequence MLKSIALLALCATLAAANLQRIPLYRNPNFQSTPESAAAEAAMVRAKYAFDTVPTTGDNSMGHEPLINFANRIYYGQITIGTPPQEFLVSFDTGSSNLWVPSIKCSACSQTCLNHQKYNASASSTYVANGTGFYMDYSQGGVIGYLSEDTVRVGDIVVENQVFAEILTEVDNSFTQQSYDGILGLGFQSLAVDDVTPVLSNMWSQKLLAQEVFSLYLATDGTSQQGGELILGGSDPSRYQGDLYYVNLSKKNRWQIKMNSVYFGDSTLCKDGCEAVVDTGSSLILMPDGAFKLFMDVFYNSEHLPDMEFVINGSSFTLPANLVNVQKSGSDHWVLGAAFLEGFYTEFDMANERIGFGTLA, from the coding sequence atgttgaaatcaaTTGCATTACTCGCTTTATGCGCAACATTGGCCGCCGCCAATTTGCAGCGCATACCGCTCTACAGGAATCCCAACTTCCAGAGCACACCCGAAAGCGCCGCAGCCGAGGCGGCAATGGTGCGCGCTAAATATGCATTCGACACAGTTCCCACTACAGGTGACAACTCGATGGGCCATGAACCGCTAATCAATTTCGCGAACCGTATATATTACGGACAAATTACGATCGGCACACCGCCACAGGAGTTCCTTGTGTCCTTCGATACCGGCTCCTCGAACTTGTGGGTGCCCTCGATCAAGTGCAGCGCCTGCAGTCAAACCTGTCTGAACCACCAAAAATACAATGCTAGCGCATCCAGCACTTACGTCGCCAATGGTACCGGATTCTATATGGACTATAGTCAAGGTGGCGTCATTGGTTATCTCTCGGAGGACACTGTACGCGTGGGTGATATTGTTGTGGAGAATCAAGTTTTCGCTGAAATTCTAACGGAAGTTGATAACTCTTTCACACAACAAAGTTATGATGGTATCCTGGGTTTGGGTTTCCAATCGCTCGCCGTCGACGATGTTACGCCCGTATTATCCAACATGTGGTCCCAAAAATTATTGGCACAGGAAGTATTCTCCTTATATTTGGCCACCGACGGCACGTCCCAACAGGGTGGTGAACTTATATTGGGTGGTTCAGATCCATCACGTTACCAAGGCGACTTGTACTATGTGAATCTTTCGAAGAAGAATCGTTGGCAAATCAAAATGAATAGTGTCTACTTTGGTGATAGTACACTATGCAAGGATGGCTGTGAAGCTGTTGTAGATACTGGCAGCAGTTTGATACTTATGCCTGATGGTGCTTTCAAACTTTTCATGGATGTATTCTACAACTCCGAACACTTACCGGATATGGAATTCGTGATTAACGGCAGCAGCTTTACGCTTCCCGCAAATCTGGTAAATGTTCAGAAGAGTGGCTCCGATCACTGGGTTTTGGGCGCTGCATTTTTGGAGGGCTTCTATACGGAATTCGATATGGCCAACGAACGCATTGGATTTGGTACATTggcttaa